One region of Streptomyces davaonensis JCM 4913 genomic DNA includes:
- a CDS encoding glycosyltransferase family protein: MTDASAPAARRPGEQALAALGLGAPDLSPTDASPHTFPGGGRWRTEIPSCEGPEALAVVLKEASRLDVPIHRISQGSGVWMLTDSEITEMVEATAERDIELCLFTGPRGTWDIGGSTRTDSRGAGLRARGHDAVAGCVEDAVRATELGVKCLLVADEGVLWTLHRARAAGIVPADTTLKVSALIGPVNPAAYAVYERLGADSINVPSDLTLDHLTEIRRASATPMDMYIEAPDDLGGYIRMYEVAELIRRGAPLYLKFGLSKAPGIYPYGHHMRELTLATAKERVRRGRLALDLLARHGADGDMAPLGSRLPGELRRFETYS; the protein is encoded by the coding sequence GTGACCGACGCTTCCGCCCCGGCAGCCCGTCGACCCGGCGAGCAGGCGCTCGCCGCGCTCGGCCTGGGCGCGCCCGATCTCTCCCCCACCGACGCCTCGCCCCACACCTTCCCGGGCGGCGGCCGCTGGCGCACCGAGATCCCCTCGTGCGAGGGTCCCGAAGCGCTGGCCGTTGTCCTGAAGGAAGCCTCGCGCCTCGATGTGCCGATCCACCGGATCAGCCAGGGCAGCGGCGTGTGGATGCTGACCGACTCGGAGATCACCGAGATGGTCGAGGCCACCGCCGAGCGCGACATCGAGCTCTGCCTGTTCACCGGCCCCCGCGGCACCTGGGACATCGGCGGCTCCACCCGCACCGACTCCCGGGGCGCGGGACTGCGCGCCCGCGGCCACGACGCGGTCGCCGGCTGCGTCGAGGACGCCGTACGCGCCACCGAGCTGGGTGTGAAGTGCCTGCTGGTGGCCGACGAGGGCGTGCTGTGGACCCTGCACCGGGCCCGCGCCGCCGGGATCGTCCCGGCCGACACCACGCTCAAGGTGAGCGCGCTGATAGGCCCGGTCAACCCGGCCGCGTACGCGGTCTACGAGCGGCTCGGCGCCGACTCGATCAATGTGCCCAGCGATCTCACGCTCGACCATCTCACCGAGATCCGGCGGGCCTCGGCCACCCCCATGGACATGTACATCGAGGCCCCCGACGACCTCGGCGGCTACATCCGGATGTACGAGGTCGCCGAGCTGATCCGGCGCGGCGCTCCGCTGTATCTCAAGTTCGGTCTGTCCAAGGCCCCCGGGATCTACCCCTACGGCCACCACATGCGGGAGCTCACGCTGGCCACCGCCAAGGAGCGCGTGCGCCGCGGCCGGCTCGCCCTGGACCTGCTCGCCCGACACGGGGCCGACGGGGACATGGCTCCACTGGGTTCGCGGCTACCCGGCGAACTCCGACGTTTCGAAACATATTCATAA
- a CDS encoding dynamin family protein — MMPLEEARDELKHLLVRCEQWLRMVGEVSDLLPDTRDLESDVERMAAMRTRTLSTMLKVALLGRQSSGKSFLISGLQGGLEYLPLVDEDGEPSEEYRGILPSSASPTTACPSTVVPVGDDPTVDAYGRGLLRVKFSGRADWVEIGTDLHRAEVAAYVAADGIRTDRRSEHVNEQVERIELLISKARLPIKLFDLPGSESEDEERDEIMYEAWKEADCFIYVSQATEALTSNELRLIRDLYAHAVPARKRVLWVLSGIDRAQHQEGNQAAWKGVLATNNQYLHDRYPSSGDFLGEGFLPVSAALEAQAEFEEGEGRDGSSLRRRARMGQLRDRLQDLLESGAGHKHLKLVGDEAGWVVRRRRRTIADVLDAHRVAVDQLEGQRDSLREELEGMDESLRRMLTELDDELERRIREAQRPFGGLDRELHRGLDDLIDAGNLSDEHVNEIGIRHVDLFNAWMTDTDGPGTRWERERAALDDSARQFLRSEFGEDTGSRLVSPEPLDLDSIQAANDGDSPWRAYGVVQDAANVISVASPIAGGAVWLATSLSVATIAVPVGAAVIAAIGIARITDFLRERESKVQQARQERKDMIDEQAKEARAGFEEMVRGDGRRVIDAAAEYHHRHRTRLRATLEEIVQRMNTEDTAGSREIVARLTPVEERGRAISTDIQELLDRNRTP; from the coding sequence ATGATGCCGTTGGAGGAAGCGCGGGACGAGCTGAAGCATCTGCTGGTCCGTTGCGAACAGTGGTTGCGGATGGTCGGCGAGGTGTCGGACCTGCTCCCCGACACCCGTGACCTGGAATCGGACGTCGAACGCATGGCGGCCATGCGCACCCGCACCTTGTCGACCATGCTCAAGGTGGCACTGCTGGGACGGCAGTCCTCCGGCAAGAGCTTCCTCATCAGCGGCCTCCAGGGCGGCTTGGAATACCTTCCGCTCGTCGACGAGGACGGCGAGCCCTCGGAGGAGTACCGCGGAATCCTGCCATCGTCGGCGAGCCCGACCACCGCCTGTCCGTCGACCGTCGTCCCGGTCGGGGACGATCCCACGGTCGACGCGTACGGGCGGGGACTGCTGCGGGTCAAGTTCAGCGGGCGGGCCGACTGGGTGGAGATCGGCACGGATCTGCACCGCGCCGAAGTGGCCGCCTACGTGGCGGCGGACGGCATCAGGACCGACCGCCGCTCGGAGCACGTCAACGAGCAGGTCGAGCGGATCGAGCTGCTCATCTCCAAGGCCCGGCTGCCGATCAAGCTCTTCGACCTGCCCGGCTCGGAGTCCGAGGACGAGGAGCGCGACGAGATCATGTACGAGGCCTGGAAGGAGGCCGACTGCTTCATCTACGTCAGCCAGGCCACCGAGGCCCTCACCTCCAACGAACTGCGCCTGATCCGTGACCTGTACGCCCACGCCGTACCGGCCAGGAAGCGCGTGCTGTGGGTCCTCTCCGGGATCGACCGGGCCCAGCACCAGGAGGGCAACCAGGCCGCCTGGAAGGGCGTACTGGCGACCAACAACCAGTATCTGCACGACCGTTACCCCAGCTCCGGCGATTTCCTCGGGGAGGGCTTCCTGCCCGTGTCGGCGGCTCTGGAGGCGCAGGCCGAGTTCGAGGAGGGCGAGGGCAGGGACGGCAGTTCCCTTCGCCGCCGGGCCCGGATGGGGCAACTGCGCGACCGTCTCCAGGATCTGCTGGAGTCCGGCGCCGGGCACAAGCATCTGAAGCTGGTCGGCGACGAGGCGGGCTGGGTCGTACGGCGCAGACGGCGGACCATCGCCGACGTGCTCGACGCCCATCGGGTGGCCGTGGACCAGCTGGAGGGCCAGCGGGACAGCCTCCGTGAAGAGCTGGAGGGCATGGACGAGTCCCTGCGACGGATGCTGACGGAGCTGGACGACGAACTCGAGCGCAGGATCCGCGAGGCCCAGCGGCCGTTCGGCGGCCTCGATCGCGAACTGCACCGAGGACTTGACGACTTGATCGATGCCGGCAACCTGAGCGACGAACACGTCAACGAGATCGGCATCCGTCATGTGGATCTCTTCAACGCGTGGATGACGGACACCGACGGACCCGGCACGCGATGGGAGCGCGAACGCGCTGCGCTCGACGACAGTGCCCGACAGTTCCTTCGCTCCGAGTTCGGCGAGGACACCGGATCCCGGCTGGTGAGCCCCGAGCCCCTCGACCTCGATTCCATCCAGGCGGCGAACGACGGGGACAGCCCCTGGCGGGCGTACGGCGTGGTCCAGGACGCGGCGAACGTGATCAGTGTGGCCAGCCCGATCGCGGGCGGAGCGGTCTGGCTGGCGACGAGCCTCAGCGTCGCCACGATCGCGGTCCCCGTGGGCGCGGCGGTCATCGCCGCCATCGGCATCGCGAGGATCACGGACTTCCTCCGGGAACGGGAGTCCAAGGTGCAGCAGGCCCGTCAGGAGCGAAAGGACATGATCGACGAGCAGGCGAAGGAGGCTCGCGCCGGCTTCGAGGAGATGGTGCGCGGCGACGGCCGGCGCGTCATCGACGCGGCCGCAGAGTACCACCACCGGCACCGGACCCGGCTGCGCGCCACGCTGGAGGAGATCGTGCAGCGCATGAACACCGAGGACACGGCCGGCAGCCGCGAGATCGTCGCCCGCCTGACACCCGTCGAGGAACGGGGCCGCGCCATCAGCACCGACATCCAGGAACTGCTCGACCGGAACCGAACACCCTGA
- the mmsB gene encoding multiple monosaccharide ABC transporter permease has translation MSTDVTAKSPAPAPPGKSAGAAGDGLLQLVLDGMRRNMRQYGMLIALGLIVVLFAVWTDGDLLLPRNVSNLVLQNSYILILAIGMMLVIIAGHIDLSVGSLTAFIGSMAAVFMVKNDLPWPVAVILCLAMGAVAGAAQGFFIAYGGIPSFIVTLAGMLIFRGLTEIFLEGQTLGPFPEGLQKVSNGFMPEVGPETNYHNLTLLLGLGLIAFVVFQEFRDRRRQQEFSLDVPPLNLFLLKLVALGAAILTLTMLLASYKGAPYVLLILGVLLVGFGYVMRNAIIGRHIYAIGGNLPAAKLSGVKDKKVTFLVFLNMGMLAALAGLVFAARFNAASPKAGLNFELEAIAASFIGGASMSGGVGTVLGAIIGGLVLGVLNNGMNLVGIGTDWQQVIKGLVLLAAVGFDVWNKRKVGS, from the coding sequence ATGAGCACTGATGTGACCGCCAAGAGCCCGGCCCCCGCGCCGCCGGGCAAGAGCGCAGGGGCCGCGGGTGACGGCCTGCTCCAGCTGGTGCTGGACGGCATGCGCCGCAATATGCGGCAGTACGGCATGCTGATCGCGCTCGGCCTGATCGTGGTGCTGTTCGCCGTGTGGACCGACGGCGACCTGCTGCTGCCGCGCAACGTCTCCAACCTGGTGCTCCAGAACAGCTACATCCTGATCCTCGCGATCGGCATGATGCTCGTCATCATCGCGGGCCATATCGACCTCTCGGTCGGCTCGTTGACGGCGTTCATCGGGTCCATGGCCGCGGTGTTCATGGTCAAGAACGATCTGCCATGGCCGGTCGCCGTCATCCTGTGCCTCGCCATGGGCGCGGTCGCGGGCGCGGCACAAGGGTTCTTCATCGCCTACGGCGGCATACCCTCGTTCATCGTCACCCTCGCGGGCATGCTGATCTTCCGCGGTCTGACCGAGATCTTCCTGGAGGGCCAGACCCTCGGCCCGTTCCCGGAGGGCCTCCAGAAGGTCTCCAACGGCTTCATGCCCGAGGTCGGCCCGGAGACCAACTACCACAACCTCACCCTGTTGCTCGGGCTCGGGCTGATCGCGTTCGTGGTCTTCCAGGAGTTCCGGGACCGGCGCCGCCAGCAGGAGTTCTCGCTGGACGTCCCGCCGCTCAACCTCTTCCTGCTCAAGCTGGTCGCGCTCGGCGCCGCCATCCTCACCCTGACGATGCTGCTCGCCAGCTACAAGGGCGCCCCGTACGTCCTGCTGATCCTCGGGGTGCTGCTGGTCGGCTTCGGCTACGTGATGCGCAACGCGATCATCGGCCGCCACATCTACGCCATCGGCGGCAACCTCCCGGCGGCCAAGCTGTCGGGTGTGAAGGACAAGAAGGTCACCTTCCTGGTCTTCCTGAACATGGGCATGCTCGCGGCCCTGGCGGGTCTGGTCTTCGCCGCCCGCTTCAACGCGGCCTCGCCCAAGGCCGGCCTCAACTTCGAACTGGAGGCCATCGCCGCCTCGTTCATCGGCGGCGCGTCGATGAGCGGTGGTGTCGGCACGGTGCTCGGCGCCATCATCGGCGGTCTGGTCCTGGGCGTGCTGAACAACGGTATGAACCTCGTCGGCATCGGCACGGACTGGCAGCAGGTCATCAAGGGCCTGGTGCTGCTGGCGGCGGTCGGGTTCGACGTGTGGAACAAGCGCAAGGTCGGTTCGTAA
- a CDS encoding ArsR/SmtB family transcription factor — MSTDFDTGLDALLHTPKTFLRGDMEAFTRITGRTLPAWAGDLADGSPRALETVDQAVRDWHRVAIAPMQEHLHARVEAARASAARALLAEGLDAMLSRLHPTISWSSPVLEVFSPDYDEDVHLEGRGLRLIPSLFCGRRPALLLTSQPPVVMFPVPHDTVWIPEPDRVGEPRPGTLEALLGRSRALTLRLITIGHGVTTTDLARRTGVSAATVSHHTTVLRDAGLITTHRAGPHAHHLPTPLGSRLVHNGHA; from the coding sequence GTGTCCACGGACTTCGACACCGGCCTGGATGCGCTGCTGCACACACCGAAGACCTTCCTGCGCGGCGACATGGAGGCGTTCACCCGCATCACCGGCAGGACGCTTCCGGCATGGGCGGGCGATCTCGCCGACGGCTCCCCGCGGGCGTTGGAGACCGTGGATCAGGCGGTGCGCGACTGGCATCGCGTGGCGATCGCCCCGATGCAGGAGCATCTGCACGCCAGGGTCGAGGCCGCGCGAGCGTCCGCGGCTCGCGCGCTGCTGGCCGAGGGACTGGACGCGATGCTCTCTCGCCTGCACCCCACCATCAGCTGGTCCTCACCCGTGCTTGAGGTGTTCTCCCCCGACTACGACGAGGACGTCCACCTCGAAGGACGTGGTCTACGTCTGATCCCGTCCCTCTTCTGCGGCCGCAGGCCCGCCCTCCTCCTGACCTCCCAGCCCCCCGTCGTGATGTTCCCCGTCCCGCACGACACCGTCTGGATTCCCGAGCCCGACCGGGTCGGTGAGCCCCGACCCGGCACCCTGGAGGCCCTCCTCGGCCGCAGCCGCGCCCTGACGCTGCGCCTGATCACCATCGGACACGGCGTCACCACCACCGACCTCGCCCGGCGCACCGGGGTCTCCGCGGCCACCGTCTCCCACCACACCACGGTCCTGCGCGACGCCGGACTGATCACGACTCACCGCGCAGGCCCGCACGCCCACCATCTACCCACCCCGCTCGGCTCCCGACTCGTGCACAACGGGCACGCCTGA
- a CDS encoding aldose epimerase family protein, with the protein MELNRRTLIAGAAAAGVTAAMSGTAHATGGHRPVKSLFGKLADGTKIYSWSLENGGTRLKVLSYGGIVQSLEIPDRRGRYTNVSLGFDNIEDYVASSPYFGALIGRFGNRIGKGKFTLDGKDYQLSVNDGENSLHGGSKGFDKVVWDIEPFTKGSDVGLYLYYTSVDGEMGYPGTLRTKVTYTLTRSGDWRIDYEATTDKATVVNLTSHVYWNLAGESSGTIYDHELSIAASRYTPVDSGLIPTGELAKVAGTPFDFRRTKTVGEDIRVAHQQLLYGKGIDHNWVLDKGSTSRPQWVATLRDPSSGRTLKIATTEPGLQFYSGNFLDGTLVGSGGSIYRQGDALCLETQHFPDSPNQPSFPSTTLRPGQTYRTTTVHSFSA; encoded by the coding sequence ATGGAACTGAACAGACGCACGCTCATCGCCGGGGCGGCAGCCGCCGGTGTCACCGCCGCCATGAGCGGCACCGCACATGCCACAGGGGGCCACAGGCCGGTGAAGTCGCTCTTCGGCAAGCTCGCCGACGGCACCAAGATCTACAGCTGGTCGCTGGAGAACGGCGGCACCCGGCTGAAGGTCCTCTCCTACGGCGGCATCGTCCAGTCCCTGGAGATCCCCGACCGGCGCGGCCGCTACACGAACGTCTCGCTGGGCTTCGACAACATCGAGGACTACGTCGCCTCCAGCCCCTACTTCGGCGCCCTGATCGGCCGGTTCGGCAACCGCATCGGCAAGGGCAAGTTCACCCTGGACGGCAAGGACTACCAGCTCTCCGTCAACGACGGCGAGAACAGCCTGCACGGCGGGTCCAAGGGCTTCGACAAGGTCGTCTGGGACATCGAGCCGTTCACCAAGGGCTCCGACGTCGGCCTGTACCTCTACTACACCTCCGTCGACGGCGAGATGGGCTACCCCGGCACGCTGCGCACGAAGGTCACCTACACCCTGACCCGCTCCGGCGACTGGCGCATCGACTACGAGGCCACCACCGACAAGGCCACCGTCGTCAACCTCACCAGCCACGTCTACTGGAACCTGGCCGGCGAGTCCAGCGGCACGATCTACGACCACGAGCTGTCGATCGCCGCCTCCCGCTACACACCGGTCGACTCGGGGCTGATCCCCACGGGCGAGCTGGCCAAGGTGGCCGGCACTCCCTTCGACTTCCGCCGCACCAAGACCGTCGGCGAGGACATCCGCGTCGCCCACCAGCAACTGCTGTACGGCAAGGGCATCGACCACAACTGGGTCCTGGACAAGGGCAGCACGTCCCGTCCGCAGTGGGTGGCGACCCTGCGCGACCCCTCCTCCGGCCGCACCCTGAAGATCGCCACGACCGAGCCGGGGCTCCAGTTCTACTCGGGTAACTTCCTCGACGGCACCCTGGTCGGCAGCGGCGGTTCGATCTACCGCCAGGGCGACGCGCTCTGCCTGGAGACGCAGCACTTCCCGGACTCGCCGAACCAGCCGTCGTTCCCGTCCACAACGCTGCGACCTGGGCAGACGTACCGGACGACGACGGTGCACTCGTTCAGTGCGTGA
- a CDS encoding pyridoxal phosphate-dependent aminotransferase, whose product MAENVTSLFRSTAAHSPSMAALTREGGDGVGPIDFCIPCNPYFPTPAMFDDMAGRLREIMTYYPSSADTITAELCNLLQLPPQAVAMGNGSTELITWIDHLLVRESLAVPVPTFGRWTDQPMETGKRVDMFPLQESSGFALDLAQYAEFIRARGTRAAVICNPNNPDGGFLHRHAIVQFMDAMADLDLVVIDESFLEFADAEAEPSVVQEAMLRPNVIVLRSLGKNFGLHGIRFGYLVANPSLAGRVRSMLPKWNLNAFAEHVVFMLKHHGAEYMESLHQVRRDRLDMAQQLAALPGLTVYPSQGNFLFVRLPVGAEGTVVRDRLLTEHRILVRECGNKIGSSSRFLRLVVRPQVDVRRLVSGLEQVLYGTRRGAAAVPELATGTSYSSGTAAVDRLVGSTNGAGVPMAMPVAAPVAAPAAVAAPAPMPMPMPTPTPMPAAPMPTPMPAPVPAAAAVGPTPPGVPARGGLTAAQVRGTTGPGLAPAPATGWPNASAWPNAAGMG is encoded by the coding sequence TTGGCTGAGAACGTCACCTCGCTGTTCCGCAGCACGGCGGCGCACAGCCCTTCGATGGCCGCGCTGACCCGCGAAGGCGGAGACGGGGTAGGGCCGATCGACTTCTGCATCCCCTGCAACCCGTACTTCCCCACGCCCGCCATGTTCGACGACATGGCGGGCCGGTTGCGCGAGATCATGACGTACTACCCCAGCAGCGCCGACACCATCACGGCCGAGCTGTGCAACCTCCTCCAACTCCCCCCGCAGGCCGTCGCGATGGGCAACGGCTCGACCGAGCTGATCACCTGGATCGACCACCTGCTGGTCCGCGAGTCCCTCGCCGTCCCCGTCCCCACCTTCGGCCGCTGGACCGACCAGCCCATGGAGACCGGCAAGCGGGTCGACATGTTCCCGCTCCAGGAGTCCAGCGGTTTCGCCCTCGACCTCGCGCAGTACGCCGAGTTCATCCGGGCCCGCGGTACGCGTGCCGCGGTGATCTGCAACCCCAACAACCCCGACGGCGGGTTCCTGCACCGGCACGCCATCGTGCAGTTCATGGACGCCATGGCCGATCTCGACCTGGTCGTCATCGACGAGTCGTTCCTGGAGTTCGCCGACGCGGAGGCGGAGCCGTCGGTGGTGCAGGAGGCCATGCTGCGGCCCAACGTCATCGTGCTGCGCAGCCTCGGCAAGAACTTCGGCCTTCACGGCATACGGTTCGGCTACCTCGTCGCCAACCCCTCGCTCGCGGGGCGCGTCCGCTCGATGCTCCCGAAGTGGAACCTCAACGCCTTTGCCGAGCACGTGGTGTTCATGCTCAAGCACCATGGGGCGGAGTACATGGAGAGCCTGCACCAGGTGCGGCGGGACCGCCTCGACATGGCCCAGCAGCTTGCCGCGCTGCCGGGGCTGACGGTGTATCCGTCCCAGGGGAACTTCCTCTTCGTACGCCTGCCCGTGGGCGCGGAAGGCACGGTCGTGCGGGACCGGCTGCTCACCGAGCACCGGATCCTGGTCCGTGAATGCGGCAACAAGATCGGTTCGTCCAGCCGCTTCCTGAGGCTCGTGGTGCGCCCCCAGGTGGACGTGCGTCGCCTGGTGTCCGGCCTGGAACAGGTGCTCTACGGGACCAGGAGGGGAGCGGCCGCCGTGCCCGAGCTGGCTACAGGGACCAGCTACAGCTCGGGTACGGCGGCCGTGGATCGGTTGGTCGGTTCTACGAATGGGGCGGGTGTTCCCATGGCCATGCCCGTCGCTGCGCCCGTGGCTGCGCCGGCTGCTGTCGCTGCGCCTGCGCCGATGCCGATGCCTATGCCGACTCCAACACCCATGCCTGCGGCGCCCATGCCGACGCCCATGCCTGCACCCGTGCCTGCGGCGGCCGCCGTTGGACCTACGCCGCCTGGTGTTCCGGCCCGAGGGGGGCTTACGGCGGCACAGGTCCGGGGGACGACGGGACCGGGGTTGGCACCGGCGCCCGCCACGGGGTGGCCCAACGCCAGCGCTTGGCCCAACGCGGCCGGGATGGGGTGA
- the chvE gene encoding multiple monosaccharide ABC transporter substrate-binding protein: MRNRRAALAAIATAASLALTLTACGQDSEGGSEEGKGSTEGATIGIAMPTKSSERWIADGNNVKADLESKGYKTKLVYGEDDPDQQVGQIENLITQGVKALIVAAIDNKSMNNVLQQAKEADIPVISYDRLILGTENVDYYASFDNEKVGELQATYIVEKLGLKDGSKKGPFNIELFAGSNDDNNTRYFFQGAMNVLQPYIDKKQLVVGSGQTELTQVTTLRWDGGTAQKRMDDILTSAYKSERVDAVLSPYDGISIGILSALKSDDYGSKSKPLPIVTGQDAEVASVKSIIADEQSMTVYKDTRELAKVASNMVDAVLNDKKPEVNDEKTYDNGSKVVPAYLLEPVSVDKTNYQKLVVDSGYIKEGDLK, encoded by the coding sequence ATGCGCAACCGCAGAGCCGCTCTCGCCGCGATAGCCACCGCCGCCTCCCTGGCCCTCACCCTGACCGCCTGCGGCCAGGACAGCGAGGGCGGCAGCGAGGAGGGCAAGGGGAGCACCGAAGGCGCCACCATCGGCATCGCGATGCCGACCAAGTCCTCCGAGCGCTGGATCGCCGACGGCAACAACGTCAAGGCGGACCTGGAGTCCAAGGGCTACAAGACCAAGCTGGTCTACGGCGAGGACGACCCCGACCAGCAGGTCGGCCAGATCGAGAACCTGATCACGCAGGGCGTCAAGGCGCTGATCGTCGCCGCCATCGACAACAAGTCGATGAACAACGTGCTTCAGCAGGCCAAGGAAGCCGACATCCCGGTGATCTCCTACGACCGCCTGATCCTCGGCACGGAGAACGTCGACTACTACGCCTCCTTCGACAACGAGAAGGTCGGCGAGCTCCAGGCCACGTACATCGTCGAGAAGCTCGGCCTGAAGGACGGCTCCAAGAAGGGCCCGTTCAACATCGAGCTGTTCGCCGGCTCCAACGACGACAACAACACCCGCTACTTCTTCCAGGGCGCGATGAACGTCCTTCAGCCCTACATCGACAAGAAGCAGCTCGTCGTCGGCTCCGGCCAGACCGAACTCACCCAGGTCACCACCCTGCGCTGGGACGGCGGCACCGCCCAGAAGCGCATGGACGACATCCTCACCTCGGCGTACAAGTCCGAGCGGGTCGACGCGGTGCTCTCGCCGTACGACGGCATCTCCATCGGCATCCTGTCGGCGCTGAAGTCGGACGACTACGGCTCCAAGTCCAAGCCGCTGCCGATCGTCACCGGCCAGGACGCCGAGGTCGCCTCGGTGAAGTCGATCATCGCCGACGAGCAGTCGATGACCGTCTACAAGGACACCCGCGAACTCGCCAAGGTCGCCTCGAACATGGTCGACGCGGTGCTCAACGACAAGAAGCCCGAGGTCAACGACGAGAAGACCTACGACAACGGGTCCAAGGTCGTCCCGGCCTACCTGCTGGAGCCGGTGAGCGTGGACAAGACCAACTACCAGAAGCTCGTGGTCGATTCCGGCTACATCAAGGAAGGCGACCTCAAGTAA
- the mmsA gene encoding multiple monosaccharide ABC transporter ATP-binding protein codes for MAGPVLEMRSIVKTFPGVKALSDVTLTVRQGEVHAICGENGAGKSTLMKVLSGVHPHGTYEGEILFEGEVCSFKDIRASEQHGIVIIHQELALIPYLSIAENIFLGNEHATRGIISWTETLRHATELLRRVGLSDHPDTRVADIGVGKQQLVEIAKALSKKVKLLILDEPTAALNDEDSGKLLDLILELKKQGITSIIISHKLNEIRKVADSVTILRDGRTIETLDVKAEETTEDRIISGMVGRDLEHRFPDRTPHQPEEGAAPALEVRNWTVHHPIDQQRKVVDDVSIEVRRGEIVGIAGLMGAGRTELAMSVFGRTYGRHAGGTVLKDGKEIRTKTVPEAVRHGIAYVTEDRKHYGLNLLDTINRNISLSALGKVSKRGVVDEHQERQVAEEFRKSMNIKAPTVFEPVGKLSGGNQQKVVLSKWIFAGPDVLILDEPTRGIDVGAKYEIYTVIDQLAAQGKAVVFISSELPELLGMCDRIYTMAAGRLTGEFSRAEASQESLMRQMTKDKEVTR; via the coding sequence ATGGCGGGACCCGTCCTGGAAATGCGCTCGATCGTCAAGACCTTTCCCGGCGTCAAGGCGCTGTCGGACGTCACTCTGACCGTCCGCCAGGGCGAGGTCCATGCCATCTGCGGGGAGAACGGCGCCGGCAAGTCGACCTTGATGAAGGTCCTCTCCGGCGTCCACCCGCACGGCACGTACGAGGGCGAGATCCTCTTCGAGGGGGAGGTCTGCTCCTTCAAGGACATCAGGGCCAGTGAGCAGCACGGCATCGTGATCATCCACCAGGAACTGGCGCTGATCCCCTACCTGTCCATCGCGGAGAACATCTTCCTCGGCAACGAGCACGCCACCCGCGGGATCATCAGCTGGACCGAGACCCTGCGGCACGCCACCGAGCTGCTGCGCCGGGTGGGTCTGAGCGACCACCCCGACACCCGCGTCGCCGACATCGGCGTGGGCAAGCAGCAGCTGGTGGAGATCGCGAAGGCGCTGTCGAAGAAGGTGAAGCTGCTCATCCTGGATGAGCCGACCGCGGCCCTGAACGACGAGGACAGCGGCAAACTCCTGGATCTGATCCTGGAGTTGAAGAAGCAGGGCATCACCTCGATCATCATCAGCCACAAGCTCAACGAGATCCGCAAGGTCGCGGACTCGGTGACGATCCTGCGCGACGGCCGGACCATCGAGACCCTCGATGTGAAGGCCGAGGAGACCACCGAGGACCGGATCATCAGCGGGATGGTCGGCCGCGACCTGGAGCACCGCTTCCCGGACCGCACCCCGCACCAGCCCGAGGAGGGCGCGGCCCCGGCCCTGGAGGTCCGCAACTGGACCGTGCACCATCCGATCGACCAGCAGCGCAAGGTCGTCGACGATGTGTCGATCGAGGTGCGCCGCGGCGAGATCGTCGGCATCGCGGGCCTGATGGGCGCGGGCCGCACCGAACTCGCGATGAGCGTCTTCGGGCGGACCTACGGCCGGCACGCGGGCGGCACGGTCCTCAAGGACGGCAAGGAGATCCGCACCAAGACCGTCCCCGAGGCGGTCCGCCACGGCATCGCCTACGTCACCGAGGACCGCAAGCACTACGGCCTGAACCTCCTCGACACCATCAACCGCAACATCTCGCTCAGCGCGCTGGGCAAGGTCTCCAAGCGGGGCGTGGTCGACGAGCACCAGGAGCGGCAGGTCGCCGAAGAGTTCCGCAAGTCCATGAACATCAAGGCGCCCACCGTCTTCGAACCGGTGGGCAAGCTCTCCGGCGGCAACCAGCAGAAGGTCGTCCTCAGCAAGTGGATCTTCGCGGGTCCCGATGTGCTGATCCTGGACGAGCCGACACGCGGTATCGACGTCGGCGCCAAGTACGAGATCTACACGGTCATCGACCAGTTGGCCGCCCAGGGCAAGGCGGTCGTCTTCATCTCCTCCGAGCTGCCGGAGCTGCTCGGCATGTGTGACCGCATCTACACGATGGCCGCCGGGCGGCTGACCGGCGAGTTCTCGCGGGCCGAGGCCTCGCAGGAATCGCTGATGCGTCAGATGACCAAGGACAAAGAGGTAACCCGATGA